The Cryptomeria japonica chromosome 9, Sugi_1.0, whole genome shotgun sequence DNA segment ATGTAAATGGAATGTATAGGTCATCatggcatttttttttaaaaacatgaaatgattttttaaataacaataaaatataaatTGACTTAAACtagtagttaaaaaaaaaaaagagattttttaaaatgttttacaaATCATATAATGGATATAATTGCTAATTACATGATAAAAAGTGAATGTAGTacttataaaaaaaatatgtttctatatttttaaaattgaagagaacaaagaaaatttatattatatgctttaaaAAAGAAGAGTATGTCTTGCTAATATGTGATTTAACGGTAGAAAATGTCCCTTAAGAAAGATAAGGCAAATGGTACCATGGAAGTCATTTCTCTATCATTTCTCTAAAAGTGATGTTGAGTAAATTTAGGAGTGTTTTGCAATAAAAAAGTGAGATGGGCATTACATTTCACCTTTCCTACACTTATTTagatctattaaaaaaaaattcttaatttaTTCTCCCTAAATTAAATCTCTTTTATCTTGCTTCCTAATTATAAAGCCCTTATGTTGATATTACAAACATTTAGCATAGCTCTCCCTTGGCCTATAAGAGTTTAAAATTCAATTTAGCAACACATGTCAGAGTATTGATTCCTATATTAATTTATTTCTCACACAATTTCTCATGCAATGCCACTTAGCAATACAACCCTTCGGCTAGTTTTCCGAACTTATATCGCCTTTCTAATAGCAATTATTTTTCAGGTTATTCTCCACTAGATAGTCTTATATAGTGTAAAATTGAAAAAATTGTAATACAAAAATTATTCATCCTCACACTAAGAAAATTCACTGCTTGAAAACTTTCTAATAATAAAGAATTGAAGTTTTGAAGCAAAGTGGTAGCAAgaacttaaaaaatattaaattattaatttataactctattcattttgaaaagaaattaaattaatattcatttataaaacaattttttttgtaatcATTCATATAGAAATTACCTAATCATTTATTTCTAACATTGCAGATTTTATCTTATTAAAACTTTATTCTAACAATTGAAAATTCCTCCCGACATCACCACATTAAGATTTTCTTCAATATTCCAGAACAACTTTTCTCGTTATTATAGTTTTTTCTAACTGTTTGCCATGAATTATTTTCTAAGAAAACAATTtcaatattatattaaaaaattctCAAACCCCATAAAATTGAAGACCAAAATATAATAGACTTCAAATAGGATAGGCAAATTCATCAAATACTGAAAACTTCTGCTGCTGTTCAGAAATTCTGCAAAGTAGTGTACTTGTAATTGGTAAAACTTGGCACAATCTATTTATGTTGGGAAGAATATTTATCGTTAAGCCAAATGCACCATCTAGACGCTTTTCCATTGCTGCTGCAAATTTAACAAAAATGTTAGACAAAAATCTTATCAGTTAGACAAAAATGTTAGAAAAGAGGGTTTTCACcattgtcaaggttggtgttatttcTCTTGCATTAAGGTGCAATCAGAGTAGGATAATTATCAGAGAGAAACaattaattttagaaattaaaGTCATATAAGAGTAGTAGagaataaatgaatttaattttattgAGTCTTACATTTTCATATGTTCTCAAAAAAGATTGTACAATTTTTTAAAACCTTTTAGCAATTGCTGTGAAGATGTACAAtacagaaaatataaaaaatatcacaCAATTAAATGTTCATAACACATGatatacgtggggaaaaccctttcgggaaaaaaacccCACTCTAAATACCTGCTTGATTTATTATGGTAAACAATTTGATTACATACACTTGCCGAGCAAGTTTCTTCCAAGAATACACAAATGTTGAGTTCTGGAATAAATCTGTAAATAATCATACAACTCCAATCCTAACACTTGTACTTATACAATTTACAAATGCTTAGAATGCTAAGCACGTGAAAAATTACATCTCTCACATCAATTTTCCAATTCAACAATGTCTTAAATCATCTTCAACAAATGTACaaagaataaaaaaattgaattaaaatactaAAAATATTAACCTTATGCAGAAACTGAGCATAATGACATAATTGAAAAAATATTCCACAAGCATTCTCTGGTGGTACTACTCCTCAATATCCTCAAAAATCCAGCACCATATCCATCTCTTCCATGTGGCTGCCCATAATAGAAATCCCCTTCCTCTGGTGGTACTCCTCAATGACACCAATCACAAGTCCTTAAGCCATAAACATAGAATTTGCCATTGCCCCATATCCCCAATTGCAAAGATATATTCTTTCACTTAGAATCATCAAACATTTCAGTAGATTCCTTTGCTTGAATGGCGGATCCATAGTTGACCAAGCCTTCCAATTGATCTGGCCTAAAATTGGACACAAAACTTAACATCTTTCATTCTCATTATTGGCGAGAGTGCAAGTGAATACATTTTGTAATGTGGAAAGAAATAACTTCTCACAATGTAATTGGAGGGAAAATCTTCATGATTTTATTCTGGCGAGAAATTGGAGGGAAAATCTTCATGATTTTGAAACACTATACTCTGCGACCAAGAGACACTGCGATCAGAAATTGGGGAGGAAATCTTCAACAATATACTCTAGCGAATGTTTATTTAAATTCTTTGTTCTAAACAATATTTTGGGGCCCTGTAATCATAGGCAATAAGTGTAAATGCACATAGGAATATACTAAAAGGCCTAAACAAACAGAATTTTATTTGGCAAATCTAGTATGAGATTAGCATATATATAAGTGGGGACTGAATAACAACTCTTTTTCAGACATTCAAGATATTTTGATGTTGGAAAATAAACCACTCTCAAATGAAGCATAAATATCCAACAACAAATGAAGTTCCAGATTCAACTACTAACTAATCTATAAACGgtatcaaatagcaaaaaaatggAAAATCAAATAGCAGTTTTCAAAGGAGGTTTAAAACATTATAATAGTGAAATCAAAAGACGGATTTAATCATCTCAAAAACTCTCATTGGCCACACCTATTCCTAGAAAGAGAATGTGTGCGCAGGAAATTTGATAAAGTGAATACTAGATTTAACCCTGTGATATGCAGTTTAGATCTCATCTTCTAAATAATCTATTATAAAACTAAATAATCTATCATAGATTCATACATTTGTTACTATTTATAATTTAATCATACTTTCTATTATTCAGTGCCTTGAGTTTTCCGTCTCTAATTTATTCCGAAACTGCTAAATTAAGTTTGTGTTCCTATTGTTCTACCCTTCTTAACCTACAATTCTTCTTATTACACCATCACACATATATACGACCAAAgacaaataataaaattatttttgagaaaaagatTTAAATTTGCTTTTTATATAAAGCTAGTTCCGCACTCGTTACCTTTTGGGAAAGCTTATGGAAAGCCTCATAGTATGCTCTCCTCTGCTTCCATAATTAACATCTTTGTCTTCGCTGAAACCCAGAATCTCGTATCGTTTTGACTGAAGCCGGTATCTATTtccaactccttcaatgatgtcaATCGTTCTAAACCTTCTAAGCTGTCCAATTTGGGACAGCCGTCTATACCGAGTGCTTCCAGTGATATCAGGTCTTTTAGACTCGGAAGACTGTTCAATTCTGTACAGTCCTGTATTATGAGTGTCTCCAATGATGTCAGGCTTTCTAAACCTTCTATCTTCTCCAATTTGTTGCAGCCTATCACTTCAAACTTCTTAGAGAAGTTGCCTCTGCAAGACTTGGAAGGGTGTTCAATTCTGTACAGTCATGTATTAGGAGTGTCTTCAATGATGTCAAGCTTTCTAAACCTTCTATCTTCTCCAATTTGTTGCAGCCTATCACTTCAACCCACTTTAGAGAAGTTGCCTCTGCAAGACTTGGAAGGGTGTTCAATTCTGTACAGTCCCGTATTATGAGTGTCTCCAATGATGTCAGGCTTTCTACACTTTCTATCTTCTCCAATTTGTTGCAGCCTCTCAAATCAAACATCTTTAGAGAAGTTGCCTCTACAAGACTTGGAAGGGTGTTCAATTCTGTACAGTCATATATACAGAGTGTCTCCAATGATGTCAGGCTTTCTAAACTTTCTATCTTCTCCAATTTGTTGCAGCATCTCAAATCAAACATCTTTAGAGAAGTTGCCTCTGCAAGACTTGGAAGGGTGTTCAATTTTGTACAGTCATGTATTATGAGTGTCTCCAATGATGTCAGGCTTTCTAAACTTTCTATCTTCTCCAATTTGTTGCAGCGTCTCAAATCAAACATCTTTAGAGAAGTTGCCTCTGCAAGACTTGGAAGGGTGTTCAATTCTGTACAGTCCAATATTAGGAGTGTCTCCAATGATGTCAGGCTTTCTAAACTTTCTATCTTCTCCAATTTGTTGCAGCATCTCAAATCAAACATCTTTAGAGAAGTTGCCTCTGCAAGACTTGGAAGGGTGTTCAATTCTGTACAGTCATGTATTATGAGTGTCTCCAATGATGTCAGGGTTTCTAAACTTTCTATCTTCTCCAATTTGTTGCAGCGTCTCAAATCAAACATCTTTAGAGAAGTTGCCTCTGCAAGACTTGGAAGGGTGTTCAATTCTGTACAGTCATATATTAGGAGTGTCTCCAATGATGTCAGGCTTTCTAAACTTTCTATCTTCTCCAATTTGTTGCAGCGTCTCAAATTAAACATCTTTAGAGAAGTTGCCTCTGCAAGACTTGGAAGGGTGTTCAATTCTGTACAGTCATATATACAGAGTGTCTCCAATGATGTCAGGCTTTCTAAACTTTCTATCTTCTCCAATTTGTTGCAGCATCTCAAATCAAACTTCTTTAGAGAAGTTGCCTCTGCAAGACTTGGAAGGGTGTTCAATTTTGTACAGTCATATATACAGAGTGTCTCCAATGATGTCAAGCTTTCTAAACTTTCTATCTTCTCCAATTTGTTGCAGCGTATCAAATCAAACTTCTTTAGAGAAGTTGCCTCTGCAAGACTTGGAAGGGTGTTCAATTCTATACAGTCATATATTAGGAGTGTctccaatgatatcaaatcaaacTTCTTTAGAGAAGTTGCCTCTGCAAGACTTGGAAGGGTGTTCAATTCTATACAGTCATATATTAGGAGTGTCTCCAATGATGTCAGGCTTTCTAAACTTTCTATCTTCTCCAATTTGTTGCAGCCTATCACTTCAACCCACTTTAAAGAAGTTGCCTCTGCAAGACTTGGAAGGGTGTTCAATTCTGTACAGTCATGTATTATGAGTGTCTCCAATGATGTCAGGCTTTCTAAACTTTCTATCTTCTCCAATTTGTTGCAGCGTCTCAAATCAAACATCTTTAGAGAAGTTGCCTCTGCAAGACTTGGAAGGGTGTTCAATTCTGTACAGTCATATATTAGGAGTCTCCAATGATGTCAGGCTTTCTAAACCTTCTATCTTCTCCAATTTGTTGCAGCCTATCACTTCAACCCACTTTAAAGAAGTTGCCTCTGCAAGACTTGGAAGGCTGTTCAATTCTATACAGTCATATATACAGAGTGTCTCCAATGATGTCAGGCTTTCTAAACTTTCTATCTTCTCCAATTTGTTGCAGCGTCTCAAATCAAACATCTTTAGAGAAGTTGCCTCTGCAAGACTTGGAAGGGTGTTCAATTCTGTACAGTCATATATACAGAGTGTCTCCAATCATGTCAAGCTTTCTAAACTTTCTATCTTCTCCAATTTGTTGCAGCGTCTCAAATCAAACATCTTTAGAGAAGTTGCCTCTGCAAGACTTGGAAGGGTGTTCAATTCTGTACAGT contains these protein-coding regions:
- the LOC131858646 gene encoding protein SUPPRESSOR OF npr1-1, CONSTITUTIVE 1-like, which codes for MFDLRRCNKLEKIESLESLTSLETLIIHDCTELNTLPSLAEATSLKWVEVIGCNKLEKIESLESLTSLETLLIYDCIELNTLPSLAEATSLKKFDLISLETLLIYDCIELNTLPSLAEATSLKKFDLIRCNKLEKIESLESLTSLETLCIYDCTKLNTLPSLAEATSLKKFDLRCCNKLEKIESLESLTSLETLCIYDCTELNTLPSLAEATSLKMFNLRRCNKLEKIESLESLTSLETLLIYDCTELNTLPSLAEATSLKMFDLRRCNKLEKIESLETLTSLETLIIHDCTELNTLPSLAEATSLKMFDLRCCNKLEKIESLESLTSLETLLILDCTELNTLPSLAEATSLKMFDLRRCNKLEKIESLESLTSLETLIIHDCTKLNTLPSLAEATSLKMFDLRCCNKLEKIESLESLTSLETLCIYDCTELNTLPSLVEATSLKMFDLRGCNKLEKIESVESLTSLETLIIRDCTELNTLPSLAEATSLKWVEVIGCNKLEKIEGLESLTSLKTLLIHDCTELNTLPSLAEATSLRSLK